The proteins below are encoded in one region of Scylla paramamosain isolate STU-SP2022 chromosome 8, ASM3559412v1, whole genome shotgun sequence:
- the LOC135102521 gene encoding piggyBac transposable element-derived protein 4-like, with the protein MFPSRRRITDDDIQLILSHDLDDEFMDAISSDAESASGSDDDDDTASGDDSQPNIVEEADDSLSDGEAGGYDNSVSVGWMSQSPVSREQLTFTRDMGVISNYIPKENISSDDSLLLWKGRLSWKRYIPLKRARFGMETYILAESESGYVWDVLPYTGRRTQHDCQIPGLSDQDVTKLSITRKGIKKYYKKIFLRLIEMTLHNCHIIYKRNDGQKKTLDFKLLLIEQIVHTYGKDVYWIKKPTSSVTLGPCPTILSGRHFPIETLSAEGDTTKKVQRICTYCAMQKKVKRSIYNCDICQVSLCITPCFKLYHT; encoded by the exons ATGTTTCCttcaaggaggaggattacTGATGATGATATACAGCTGATTCTGagtcatgatttagatgatgaGTTTATGGATGCTATCAGCAGTGATGCAGAAAGCGCATCagggagtgatgatgatgatgacactgCTAGTGGAGATGATTCACAGCCTAATATTGTAGAGGAAGCAGATGACAGTCTGTCCGATGGTGAAGCTGGTGGCTATGATAACAGTGTTTCAGTTGGGTGGATGAGTCAGTCTCCTGTTAGTAGAGAACAATTGACTTTCACCAGAGACATGGGTGTTATA TCTAATTACATCCCAAAGGAAAACATTAGCAGTGATGATTCATTGCTGCTGTGGAAAGGAAGACTTAGTTGGAAGAGATATATTCCACTGAAGAGGGCAAGGTTTGGCATGGAGACTTACATCCTAGCAGAGTCTGAAAGTGGGTATGTATGGGATGTTTTGCCCTATACAGGGAGAAGAACACAACATGACTGCCAGATACCAGGATTATCAGATCAGGATGTAACCAAGCTCAG TATCACTCGCAAAGGTATTAAAAAGTACTATAAGAAGATATTTCTCAGACTTATAGAAATGACTCTGCATAACTGTCATATAATCTACAAGAGAAATGATGGCCAGAAAAAAACTCTTGACTTCAAGTTGCTCCTGATTGAACAGATAGTGCACACATATGGCAAAGATGTGTATTGGATAAAGAAACCTACAAGTTCAGTGACTCTTGGGCCATGCCCTACAATACTGAGTGGAAGACATTTTCCCATAGAGACACTGTCAGCTGAAGGTGACACCACAAAGAAAGTTCAGAGGATATGTACCTACTGTGCAAtgcaaaagaaagtaaagagaagtaTCTACAACTGTGATATATGCCAAGTTTCCTTGTGCATAACTCCTTGTTTTAAGCTGTACCACACATAA